The segment ACTAAGGTGTAATTGCCATAGGCATTGGGTTGAATTCTGAGCGCGCCACCGTAGGGACGGTTAGGATTGTCATCTTTTTCTCGATCGACTTGAATCACATTTGATCCCGATGAGATATCCAGGACATCTCGGGTATATCGAAACCCATTGATCACCCAAGTTGGGCGAGGCACTTCTTTCATCGTCCGACTTTCAATCCGTGCGGTTTGAATGCCTTTGGCTTGCAAGCTTTGCAGCAGCAACCGTCGGAGTAACGGCGTATTATAGACCTCTCGTTTTGCCCAAACTTGCCAACGTTCCGGTTGAGCAATTTCAACTTCAATCCCTTGTTTTCGCCATTCCTGAGCCTGATCTTCAGCAGATTCAAAGCTGCGATGGGTACTAAACACAACGCGCTCATCGGTCACAGGTTCAGACAGAGACTGTGTTGCAATCTCCAGCTTCAACTCCTGAGCCGTTAACGTTTCAGGCTTGCCATTCGTATCAAATCGAACCGTTAAGCGATCTCCCGGATTCGCTTTGAGCGTCAGAGTATCTTTGGCGCGATCGCCGAATCGTTGCACAATTCCAACCTGGATTCCAACGTCCTGTTGTGCAGCAGCCGGGGTAGCAAACCCAATCAAACAAGTTAAACCAAGAGCGATCCGGGTCAGGGGTTTAAGAGAAATGAATGTCAGAGCCAAGGGGGTCAAGCCTCCGATTCGCGAGGTGGCATAGGTGAAAATCTGTAATCGATTGTAGTGGGATTTCCCAAGATCAGTTGTGTGTCATCAATTTTCGTCATCGTGTTCTTCTGCTCCGGAGATCCATGCAAAAGCTACATGAGCTGAAACACTTGTCCAGATTTGAGCAACTTCACACAATAGATTGCAAGTCGTAGTCATTATGAGTATGATATAGAGGTCAGGTGAGGACAGACATTTATGAGAATTGAAGAAATCCCCATCCATCAGATTCGCCGTCCTTTATTTCGACAAAATGACCAAGAGAAAGTCAGAGATCTGATGACCTCGATCGCTGAAATTGGACTTCAAGAACCGATCGATGTTTTAGAAGTAGACGGACAATTTTACGGATTTTCAGGCTGTCATCGCTACGAAGCTTGTAGCCGCCTCGGACATGAAACAATTTTGTGTCGCATCCGACGTGCGCCAAGAGCGGTTCTTAAGCAACATTTAGCCTAGAGATCAAGTTTGCTGCGAGATAATTTAAGTTAGACAGATCAGGAGAAAACTATGGTAAGTCAAGTGTCGATTGGAATTGAAGACACCAAGCGTCAAGAGATTGCAGAAGGTCTATCGCGATTGTTGGCGGATACCTATACGTTGTATTTGAAAACTCATAACTTTCATTGGAACGTCACGGGTCCAATGTTCCAAACCTTGCATTTGATGTTTGAGACGCAATATACCGAACTGGCGTTAGCAGTCGATTTGATTGCTGAGCGAATTCGGGCACTGGGATATCCTGCTCCCGGAACCTACAGCGAATATGCTAAGCTAAGCTCGATCGCTGAAACTCCTGGCGTTCCCAAAGCTCATGACATGATCAAATTGTTGGTCGAAGGTCAAGAAGCCGTCGTGAGAACCGCTCGATCGCTCTTTCCTTTAGTCGATGAAGCGAATGATGAACCGACTGCGGATTTGTTAACACAAAGAATGCAGGTACATGAAAAAACCGCTTGGATGCTGCGGAGTTTGTTAGAAGCTTAATCAGGTTTGCCAAGCCTTCAGGACTGAGATTCTGAAGGCTTGAGTTTGGTAGAAACAAAATCTACCGATTGAGAGTCATGCATTTCCTGATTCAGTCATTAGAATGTGCACATAGTTAATGAGCACTGAAGGCTCGGTTTCTCCACATTTTGCGACACAACACCTTTTAACCTTGCTCCCAAGGCAATTGGTAAAAAAGATTAAGAATTGCATCGTTTCTTAGACTTGTTGCGTTCGCTACTTTGGGGTTCAATTCAGTCAGTTAACATGGCAAAGACTGAGTATAAGTATCGGATTTAACATTGTCTGGAATGCTGATCTCCGTGAGGTGGAGATATTAGCAGCAAAATTAGCGGTGAAAGATTAAGAAAAGGTTTAGAATCATATGTGGTGATTGGAGGACAATTGTGTTCTTAAGACTTGCAGAACAGCACCGTCAATTCGTCAAAGACTTGGTTATGAATCTCCAGGCTTTGGCGACTGTATTGGAGAACCGGGGATATCTGGCATCCTGTTATACCTGTGGCGGTCAAATGAATAGCGCATCGTTTATGGTGAGCCTCGGCAACAACCATCTGATTCGATTTTTGGTGTCCGATTACGGCATTACCTGGACGGAAATGAGAGACGATCGCGAATTGATGAAACTTGAAGGAGCCGAGGCAATCAGCCAGCTTCAAGAATTAGCGAATCTGGTGAAATATCAGATCAAGCCCTCTGAGTATCGTCCTACCGCAGCGGTAGAAAGCGTAATTTAGACTGGGATCGGTTGCCTAGTCGTGATCCCCTCATTTCTGTTGGTGCGCTTTCAGTGAGATAATTCAACAGAAAGTGAGGCGCATCCTTGCACAAAACCTGGTGCTCCTCATCGTGCATCGTTTTACAGCGCTTTGTGGCTGTTGTGTAAGGGTACTATGGTTTCTGATTCAGCTTGGCAGCATCAATTCATTGAAGCGAATGCGATTCGCTTGCACTACGTGACGCAGGGAGAAGGAGAGTTAGTCCTTCTGCTGCATGGATTTCCTGAGTTTTGGTATTCGTGGCGCTACCAAATTCCAGCTTTAGCAAAGCATTTCAAGGTGGTTGTTCCAGATCTTAGAGGCTACAACGATTCAGAAAAGCCAAAGAGTGGATACGATCTTGATACATTGAGTACCGATGTTCGGAGTTTAATTGAGCGATTGGGCTACTCGCGTGCTCACATTGTTGGGCATGATTGGGGTGGCGCGATCGCGTGGCGATTGGCTCAGCAGTTCCCGAATTTTATCGATCGATTGGCATTATTAAGCGCTCCCCATCCGCAGCGATTTGCCAAAGATTTGCTCAGCAATTTGGATCAGTTGCGGCGGAGTTGGTATGTGTTGGCGTTTCAGGTTCCCAATCTGCCGGAATGGCTCATTCAGTTAAATCTGAGAGAATTTGTGCGCAATATGTTCCAGGAGCAAGCGGTGCGGAAAGGCGCGTTTACTCAAGAGCAGATTCAGCAATATCAAGCGGCGTTGCAAAAACCAGGAGCACTGGCGGCGGCTGTGAATTCTTATCGGCAATTATTTTTGTCGGGGAATTGGATCGATTGGATGCGATCGCCGGATCCGATTTCTGTACCGACTCTTGTACTGTGGGGTGACGAGGATTCAATTCTCAGTCCAAAATTGATGGATGGAATTGAGCAGTGGATTTCGGCTCCATTTCAGTTCAAGCTGATTCCACACTGTGGGCACTGGATTCAACAGGAAGCTCCTCAGACTGTGAATCGGGAATTGCTGCAATTTCTACGCAGTCCCGCTTTGGCATAGCTGCTAATTTAACGAAAGCCCAGTGTGCCTAAAATATGATCACGTCAGCGATCGCCAATCCTCATAATTTTGGAAGCAGCGAGTCTCGTGCGATCGATTCGGCTTGGAAAGATTTCGGAAAGGTCTTTCATTAAAATCTAGCCTTTTCGTGGCTTGAGCAACGCTGCCTTTTAATCTGTTGGCTGCCCGGCATGGAACTGATTTAGAATGCGAACCCGTCAGGAAGCGAAACGACTGCACACTCAACTGACGATTGTTTTAGCGATCGGGATTCTCTCCGTCTCAACCGCTGCAATTCTGATTCGACTGGCAACAAACACTGCTGGAACTTCCACGGTTGGATTTAGCCTGGTTTTAGCAGCATCTCGATTATCGATCGCGGCTTTCACCCTGATTCCCACCTGGCGATCGTTTCAACCGAGTTCACCAACTGCTGTGAAATTCGCAATTGGAGCAGGGATTGCCTTAGCGGTGCATTTTGCAGCT is part of the Leptolyngbya boryana PCC 6306 genome and harbors:
- a CDS encoding DUF1815 family protein; the encoded protein is MFLRLAEQHRQFVKDLVMNLQALATVLENRGYLASCYTCGGQMNSASFMVSLGNNHLIRFLVSDYGITWTEMRDDRELMKLEGAEAISQLQELANLVKYQIKPSEYRPTAAVESVI
- a CDS encoding Dps family protein, which produces MVSQVSIGIEDTKRQEIAEGLSRLLADTYTLYLKTHNFHWNVTGPMFQTLHLMFETQYTELALAVDLIAERIRALGYPAPGTYSEYAKLSSIAETPGVPKAHDMIKLLVEGQEAVVRTARSLFPLVDEANDEPTADLLTQRMQVHEKTAWMLRSLLEA
- a CDS encoding sulfiredoxin, coding for MRIEEIPIHQIRRPLFRQNDQEKVRDLMTSIAEIGLQEPIDVLEVDGQFYGFSGCHRYEACSRLGHETILCRIRRAPRAVLKQHLA
- a CDS encoding alpha/beta fold hydrolase; this encodes MVSDSAWQHQFIEANAIRLHYVTQGEGELVLLLHGFPEFWYSWRYQIPALAKHFKVVVPDLRGYNDSEKPKSGYDLDTLSTDVRSLIERLGYSRAHIVGHDWGGAIAWRLAQQFPNFIDRLALLSAPHPQRFAKDLLSNLDQLRRSWYVLAFQVPNLPEWLIQLNLREFVRNMFQEQAVRKGAFTQEQIQQYQAALQKPGALAAAVNSYRQLFLSGNWIDWMRSPDPISVPTLVLWGDEDSILSPKLMDGIEQWISAPFQFKLIPHCGHWIQQEAPQTVNRELLQFLRSPALA